In Leptospira harrisiae, a genomic segment contains:
- a CDS encoding response regulator: MVESNVNQSLSANHQFKEQLRRPKEPILIIEDKKENQVLLEGICKRIGIEAYVAEDGKVALEMAAKRPYSLYLVDLMMPVLDGKSFIQEQKKLEPNAVFIIQTAIDQIDEIIDIMKMGVYDYLLKPLHVEIVADRLEKALEYVYLKRMESLLIDEESKELKSQLEWLNYKETHRKTNEINSELHSIQNLKTTLMQGSGLGAMSTIIASIQQMKTDLGKEYSINKEFWDLLYENHEHNNAMMSGLDRAVEIVQNKVKLVKTKSDSLLSLLPSLVETFRDQITERELKVNLPVIKQSVILDLDLDAIKAAIYELITNGLKYSKRKSHFDIFVTFVDGYFCLSAKNNIINDEYAKQLTQFENKLKEPFFRIHPPVESFFSKEKFSLGLGLTMVDYILHRHNGMFFIRNATDHTTQVKTDCIIAEIFLPIQNEK; the protein is encoded by the coding sequence ATGGTGGAATCGAACGTAAATCAAAGTCTATCCGCAAATCACCAGTTCAAGGAACAATTAAGACGTCCCAAAGAACCAATCCTAATCATTGAAGATAAAAAGGAAAACCAAGTCCTTTTGGAGGGTATTTGCAAAAGGATCGGTATAGAAGCCTATGTGGCTGAAGATGGAAAGGTTGCCCTCGAGATGGCGGCAAAACGTCCATATAGCCTGTATTTGGTGGATTTGATGATGCCGGTTTTAGATGGAAAATCATTCATCCAAGAACAGAAAAAATTAGAACCAAACGCCGTTTTTATCATCCAAACCGCCATAGACCAAATCGATGAAATCATCGATATCATGAAAATGGGTGTTTACGATTATCTTTTAAAGCCCCTCCATGTCGAAATTGTTGCCGATCGTTTAGAAAAAGCATTAGAATACGTCTACTTAAAGAGAATGGAATCACTTCTCATTGATGAGGAATCAAAAGAATTAAAAAGCCAATTGGAATGGCTAAACTACAAAGAAACACATAGAAAAACAAATGAAATCAATTCAGAACTTCATTCGATTCAAAATTTAAAAACAACATTAATGCAAGGTTCGGGACTTGGGGCCATGTCAACTATCATAGCCTCTATCCAACAAATGAAAACTGACTTGGGAAAAGAATACTCGATCAACAAAGAATTTTGGGATCTTCTTTATGAAAACCACGAACACAATAATGCAATGATGAGTGGATTAGACCGCGCAGTAGAAATCGTTCAGAATAAAGTTAAATTGGTTAAAACCAAAAGTGATAGCCTGCTCAGTTTACTACCTTCCCTAGTCGAAACTTTTCGGGATCAAATTACTGAACGTGAGTTAAAGGTAAACTTACCCGTTATAAAACAATCGGTTATCCTTGATCTGGATTTAGATGCAATAAAAGCCGCTATTTATGAATTAATTACAAATGGTCTTAAATATTCCAAAAGGAAATCTCACTTTGATATTTTTGTTACCTTTGTTGATGGATATTTCTGCCTTTCCGCAAAAAACAATATCATCAATGATGAATATGCAAAACAATTAACCCAGTTTGAAAATAAACTAAAAGAACCTTTTTTTCGAATTCATCCACCAGTGGAGAGTTTTTTCTCTAAAGAAAAATTCAGTTTAGGTTTAGGATTAACAATGGTTGATTATATTCTCCACAGACACAATGGAATGTTTTTCATTAGAAATGCGACCGACCATACTACGCAAGTGAAAACAGATTGCATCATTGCAGAAATATTTTTGCCAATCCAAAACGAGAAATAA
- a CDS encoding sensor histidine kinase: protein MDPWSLFKASIEGNEMGTAIIAIDKFKKSFEYLLKNSKFESLQLEFNINNFLINKINNNDFSTELLYIDNGTILEISFGLFVFPYGEPNKDYSQFFIKDITTKRRQEEEIAWRLRFELGVASSIQILIQQPSVREGLPSALYQLLNFTEMDSVFFLKYEPVENKDRFKLWANERKTTKYPLLPVQFYKEDWYELGLGRWLHKLKKGSTIHLSANKAFRREKWFFDETKAETILLISVRFENQFLGVMGFFKYKQNSPIELENLLIYQTVSRWMGLFVQRDMDLTELNRYKSTLESLVLERTVALTKTKEELERAYRAKTEFLAHMSHELRTPLNSIIGFSKLIQLPETDETGKEYLNYIYTGGTRLLNMINEILNLMKIESGQIMVQLTTFKPEDICRQTLELIQPQAKAKGMEIRFRPAKFSNNLTSDSGKIQQILLNLLANAIKYANNPHIEMDCEWVEGHLEISVQDFGPGISENDQNRIFHTFTRLNDDGNIEGTGLGLSISQGLAQRLGGSLELNSQLGQGSIFKLRLPEIIK, encoded by the coding sequence ATGGATCCATGGTCATTATTCAAAGCTTCGATTGAAGGCAATGAAATGGGTACTGCGATCATTGCTATCGATAAATTTAAAAAAAGCTTCGAATATCTATTAAAAAATTCAAAATTTGAATCCTTACAATTAGAATTTAACATAAACAATTTTTTAATTAACAAAATCAATAATAATGATTTTTCTACAGAATTATTATATATCGATAATGGAACAATTTTAGAAATTTCTTTTGGACTATTTGTTTTCCCTTATGGAGAACCGAATAAAGATTATTCGCAATTCTTTATTAAAGATATCACCACAAAACGAAGACAAGAAGAAGAAATTGCATGGCGATTACGATTTGAACTAGGAGTTGCTTCATCAATTCAAATCTTGATTCAACAACCATCTGTCAGAGAAGGATTACCTAGCGCCCTTTATCAATTGTTAAACTTTACTGAAATGGATTCTGTTTTTTTTCTGAAATATGAACCAGTAGAAAATAAAGATAGGTTTAAACTTTGGGCGAACGAGCGTAAAACAACTAAATACCCTCTTTTGCCTGTTCAGTTCTACAAAGAGGACTGGTATGAATTAGGACTTGGACGCTGGCTTCATAAATTAAAAAAAGGAAGCACAATCCATTTAAGCGCAAATAAAGCTTTTCGAAGGGAAAAATGGTTTTTTGACGAAACGAAAGCAGAAACAATCTTACTTATTTCCGTTCGATTTGAAAATCAGTTTTTGGGCGTGATGGGGTTTTTCAAATACAAACAGAATTCCCCAATTGAACTCGAAAACCTACTCATTTACCAGACTGTGAGCCGATGGATGGGACTTTTTGTACAAAGAGACATGGACCTGACCGAATTAAATCGATACAAGTCCACATTGGAATCCTTAGTTTTAGAAAGAACGGTCGCCCTTACCAAAACAAAAGAAGAATTGGAACGTGCCTACCGAGCCAAAACAGAATTTTTAGCTCACATGAGTCACGAACTGAGAACCCCATTGAATTCCATTATTGGATTTTCAAAACTCATTCAATTGCCAGAGACAGACGAAACAGGTAAAGAATATTTAAACTATATTTATACCGGTGGGACAAGGCTTCTCAATATGATCAATGAAATCCTAAATTTGATGAAAATCGAATCTGGACAAATTATGGTCCAATTAACAACGTTTAAACCGGAAGATATATGTCGCCAAACCTTGGAGCTTATTCAACCGCAAGCAAAGGCAAAGGGGATGGAGATTCGATTCCGGCCAGCAAAATTTTCCAATAATCTAACTTCGGATTCAGGCAAAATCCAACAGATCCTACTAAATCTACTCGCAAATGCGATTAAGTACGCAAACAATCCACACATTGAAATGGATTGCGAATGGGTTGAGGGCCATTTAGAGATATCGGTCCAAGATTTTGGACCAGGAATCTCTGAAAATGATCAAAATCGTATATTCCATACCTTCACCCGGTTAAACGACGATGGAAACATTGAAGGAACTGGTCTTGGTCTCTCAATTTCCCAGGGATTGGCACAACGCCTTGGCGGATCGCTCGAACTCAATTCCCAATTAGGACAAGGCTCTATTTTTAAACTTAGGTTACCTGAAATAATAAAATAA
- the ispH gene encoding 4-hydroxy-3-methylbut-2-enyl diphosphate reductase has translation MLETIYLANPRGFCAGVKYAISYVETAFQENPETPLYVRKEIVHNQRVVEEMKKKGIRFIDELKEVPDGATVVFSAHGVSPEVVKEATERKMKIGDATCPLVTRVHKKARNIKDTHQIIYIGHRGHDEAIGTMGEAHMYLVESPEDVENLKGKISKDKPLTYLMQTTLSVADTKNIVKKIEEVFPYVEHPQKDDICYATTERQEAVRSMLESVDAMLVIGAENSSNSVRLCQLAKKTRPASFQISKKEDVDPNHIKTSGIRTLGITAGASSPQVLVDEIVGEILRHFPEAKVSLFPESREDTMSFKLPKELLKQY, from the coding sequence GTGTTAGAGACAATATATTTAGCGAACCCCCGTGGATTTTGTGCTGGAGTGAAATATGCCATTTCCTATGTGGAAACCGCATTTCAAGAAAACCCTGAAACCCCTCTTTATGTTCGTAAAGAAATCGTCCATAACCAAAGGGTTGTGGAGGAAATGAAGAAAAAGGGAATCCGGTTTATCGATGAACTAAAAGAAGTTCCTGATGGCGCCACAGTTGTGTTTTCCGCACATGGAGTATCGCCTGAAGTTGTGAAAGAAGCCACCGAACGCAAAATGAAAATTGGAGATGCTACCTGCCCCCTCGTCACAAGGGTTCATAAAAAAGCGCGGAATATCAAAGATACCCATCAAATCATCTACATCGGCCATAGAGGCCACGATGAAGCCATTGGGACAATGGGAGAAGCACATATGTATCTTGTGGAATCACCTGAAGACGTGGAAAACCTTAAAGGCAAAATTTCAAAAGATAAACCTTTAACCTATTTGATGCAAACCACCCTCTCCGTTGCCGATACAAAAAATATTGTCAAAAAAATTGAAGAAGTTTTCCCTTATGTTGAACATCCGCAAAAGGATGATATTTGTTATGCGACAACAGAGCGACAAGAAGCAGTTCGATCCATGTTAGAATCTGTCGATGCAATGCTCGTGATTGGTGCCGAAAATTCTTCGAATTCAGTTCGTTTATGCCAATTGGCCAAAAAAACAAGGCCAGCGAGTTTCCAAATCTCTAAAAAAGAAGATGTAGATCCAAACCATATCAAAACATCAGGGATAAGAACCCTTGGCATTACTGCAGGTGCCTCAAGCCCGCAAGTTCTTGTGGACGAAATAGTAGGAGAGATTTTAAGACATTTTCCCGAAGCTAAGGTTTCCCTTTTTCCAGAAAGCAGGGAAGATACAATGAGTTTTAAGCTTCCGAAAGAGTTACTCAAACAGTATTAG
- a CDS encoding flagellin, whose amino-acid sequence MIINHNVSAIFAHRTLKSNDANLSKDIEKLSSGMRINKAGDDASGLAVSEKMRTQIAGLRRAEQNTEDGMSLIQTAEGYLQETHEIVQRVRVLAVQAANGIYSEEDRQQIQVEVSQLVDEIDRIASQAEFNKMKLLTGAFARLNPTASMWFHIGANMHQRERVYIETMNTAALGLRNPTVLTFISLSTAGKANSVIGLCDDALRVISKQRADLGAYYNRMEHAAKGLMNAYENTQASESRIRDTDMAEQMTSFTRYQILTQAATSMLAQANMKSQSVMRLLQ is encoded by the coding sequence ATGATTATCAACCACAACGTAAGTGCGATCTTTGCACACAGAACTTTGAAGTCTAACGACGCGAACCTGAGCAAAGATATCGAAAAGTTGTCTTCTGGTATGCGTATTAACAAAGCCGGAGATGACGCATCTGGACTTGCAGTGTCTGAGAAAATGAGAACTCAGATTGCTGGTCTTCGACGTGCAGAACAGAATACTGAAGATGGTATGTCCCTCATTCAAACGGCGGAAGGATATCTTCAAGAAACACACGAAATCGTTCAACGTGTTCGTGTACTCGCGGTGCAAGCTGCGAACGGTATCTACTCGGAAGAAGATAGACAACAGATCCAAGTCGAGGTTTCACAGCTAGTGGACGAGATCGATCGTATTGCTTCTCAAGCAGAATTCAACAAAATGAAACTGCTTACAGGAGCATTTGCTCGTCTCAACCCAACTGCTAGTATGTGGTTCCATATTGGAGCTAACATGCACCAAAGAGAGCGCGTGTACATTGAAACAATGAACACTGCTGCATTGGGATTAAGAAACCCTACGGTTCTTACTTTCATCTCTCTTTCGACTGCAGGTAAAGCAAACTCCGTGATCGGACTTTGTGATGATGCCCTAAGAGTGATCTCTAAACAAAGAGCTGACCTTGGTGCTTATTACAACCGTATGGAGCATGCTGCGAAAGGACTTATGAATGCTTATGAAAACACACAAGCATCTGAGTCTCGTATCCGTGATACTGACATGGCTGAACAAATGACCAGTTTCACAAGATACCAAATCTTAACTCAGGCTGCTACATCAATGCTTGCGCAAGCAAACATGAAGTCTCAGTCAGTGATGAGATTGCTCCAGTAA
- the ilvA gene encoding threonine ammonia-lyase IlvA: MKLDIDSAYEAIQSIVLKTPLQFHSKLSENFKAQIYIKREDLQIVRSYKIRGAYNLIQSLTIEERAQGVVCASAGNHAQGVAYSCKTLNLSGVIYMPAITPKQKINQVKMFGGNWIEIVLVGDTFDECQTFALEYAKTHNKVFVPPFDHVKIMEGQGTVAKEILDEESDIDYVFVPIGGGGLCAGIGSYFKEKSPNTKIIGVEPFGAPSMTEALKEGRPVSLKKIDKFVDGAAVKKIGELTFPICKEVLSDTLLVKEGKVCSTILKLYNEDAIVAEPAGALSISALDLYADQIRGKKVVCVLSGGNNDIDRMQEIKERSLLFEGLKHYFIVRFAQRPGALKQFVNEILGPNDDIVRFEFIQKNNKESGPALIGIELKSKDDFKGLLERMDSFHLNFTLVNQDENLFEYLV, encoded by the coding sequence ATGAAATTAGATATTGATTCTGCCTACGAAGCGATCCAATCAATCGTTTTGAAAACTCCACTTCAATTCCATTCAAAACTATCTGAAAATTTTAAAGCCCAAATTTATATCAAACGAGAAGATTTACAAATTGTAAGATCCTATAAAATCCGGGGTGCTTACAACTTAATTCAAAGTTTAACCATAGAAGAAAGAGCGCAAGGAGTTGTTTGTGCAAGTGCAGGAAATCATGCGCAAGGGGTAGCTTATTCTTGCAAAACATTAAACCTCTCTGGAGTGATTTATATGCCAGCCATCACTCCTAAACAAAAAATCAACCAAGTAAAAATGTTTGGTGGCAATTGGATCGAAATTGTGTTAGTAGGTGATACGTTTGATGAATGCCAGACCTTCGCTTTGGAATATGCCAAAACTCATAACAAAGTATTTGTACCACCTTTTGATCATGTCAAAATTATGGAAGGTCAAGGTACTGTTGCCAAAGAAATTTTAGACGAAGAATCTGACATCGATTATGTGTTTGTTCCCATTGGTGGTGGCGGGCTCTGTGCTGGAATTGGTAGTTATTTTAAAGAAAAATCTCCAAATACGAAAATCATTGGTGTCGAACCTTTTGGTGCCCCTTCCATGACAGAAGCACTGAAAGAGGGAAGGCCCGTTTCCCTTAAAAAAATTGATAAATTTGTAGATGGAGCTGCGGTGAAAAAGATAGGAGAACTTACCTTTCCTATCTGTAAGGAAGTCCTTTCTGATACGTTACTTGTAAAAGAAGGTAAGGTTTGTTCCACTATTTTGAAATTATACAATGAAGATGCCATTGTTGCAGAACCCGCAGGAGCATTGAGTATTTCTGCATTGGATTTGTATGCAGATCAAATTCGTGGGAAAAAAGTAGTCTGCGTCCTTAGTGGTGGAAATAACGATATCGATCGAATGCAAGAAATCAAAGAAAGGTCGCTCCTTTTTGAGGGTTTAAAACATTATTTTATCGTACGTTTTGCACAGAGACCCGGAGCTTTGAAACAGTTTGTAAACGAAATCCTCGGCCCGAACGATGATATTGTTCGATTTGAATTCATACAGAAAAACAATAAAGAATCGGGGCCTGCCCTTATTGGTATTGAGCTAAAATCTAAAGATGATTTCAAGGGTTTACTCGAGAGAATGGATTCCTTTCACCTTAACTTTACTTTGGTGAACCAAGATGAAAATTTATTTGAATATCTAGTTTAG
- the metW gene encoding methionine biosynthesis protein MetW, translating to MNIHTNETLGLDLKNRPDISYIANLVKPGERVLDLGCGYGELMLILKNKGVRVQGIEKDDKCIIQCVKKSLYVHHGDIDDGLKHHLDHSFDFVILNQTIQQTLNPGEIIKECLRIGKQVIIVFPNFSHWQIRSSILLSGKTPVTELMPFHWYDTPNLHYLSGKDFEDFCDFERIKVLHRAFFNRTRQIKLFPNLFATLALFVIRA from the coding sequence TTGAACATCCATACAAATGAAACCTTGGGATTGGATTTAAAAAACAGGCCTGATATCTCTTACATTGCCAATCTTGTCAAACCCGGAGAAAGAGTATTAGACCTTGGCTGTGGGTATGGAGAACTCATGTTAATCCTAAAAAACAAAGGGGTTCGTGTCCAAGGGATCGAAAAAGATGATAAATGTATCATACAATGTGTAAAAAAAAGCTTATATGTCCATCATGGTGATATTGATGACGGCCTAAAACACCACTTAGATCATAGCTTTGATTTTGTTATCCTCAACCAAACCATACAACAGACGTTAAACCCTGGTGAAATCATTAAAGAATGTTTACGAATTGGCAAACAGGTGATCATTGTATTTCCTAACTTTTCGCATTGGCAAATTCGCTCTTCCATCTTACTTAGCGGTAAAACTCCCGTGACCGAACTTATGCCTTTCCACTGGTATGATACACCTAACTTACATTATTTATCTGGAAAGGATTTTGAAGATTTTTGCGATTTTGAAAGGATCAAGGTTTTGCACCGAGCTTTTTTTAACAGGACGAGACAAATCAAACTATTCCCTAATTTGTTTGCGACTCTTGCTCTGTTTGTGATTCGGGCTTAA
- the metX gene encoding homoserine O-acetyltransferase MetX, whose translation MPTSEKNEFSHGSVGVVYTQVIQFDTLTLEGGETITPLEIAYETYGTLNDKKDNAILVCHALSGDAHAAGFHEGDKRPGYWDYYIGPGKAFDTNRYFIISSNVIGGCKGSSGPLTVNGKTGKPFQSTFPFVSIGDMVNAQEKLISHFGIHKLFAVAGGSMGGMQALQWSVAYPDRLKNCIVMASSSEHSAQQIAFNEVGRQAILSDPNWNQGLYTQENRPSKGLALARMMGHITYLSDEMMREKFGRKPPKGNIQSTDFAVGSYLIYQGESFVDRFDANSYIYVTKALDHFSLGTGKDLTKVLAKVRCRFLVVAYTSDWLYPPYQSEEIVKSLEVNAVPVSFVELNNPAGHDSFLLPSEQQDSILRDFLSSTDEGVFL comes from the coding sequence ATGCCTACCTCCGAAAAGAACGAGTTTTCCCACGGATCCGTAGGTGTAGTATACACTCAGGTCATTCAATTTGACACTTTGACTTTAGAGGGGGGTGAAACCATCACTCCTCTCGAAATTGCCTATGAAACTTACGGCACATTAAACGATAAAAAAGACAATGCCATCTTAGTCTGCCATGCTCTCTCCGGTGATGCTCATGCTGCCGGTTTTCATGAGGGAGACAAACGTCCCGGTTACTGGGATTATTACATAGGCCCAGGCAAAGCCTTTGATACAAATCGTTACTTTATCATTTCCTCCAACGTGATTGGTGGTTGTAAGGGTTCTAGTGGACCACTTACAGTAAATGGAAAAACAGGTAAACCTTTCCAATCGACTTTTCCTTTTGTCTCCATTGGAGATATGGTAAACGCACAAGAAAAATTAATCAGTCATTTTGGAATTCATAAATTATTTGCTGTTGCCGGTGGTTCTATGGGTGGGATGCAAGCCTTACAATGGTCAGTCGCTTATCCAGACCGACTTAAAAATTGTATTGTGATGGCATCTTCTTCCGAACACTCTGCACAACAAATTGCTTTTAATGAAGTGGGAAGACAAGCCATCCTGTCTGATCCCAACTGGAACCAAGGTTTGTATACCCAAGAAAATAGACCATCAAAAGGGTTAGCACTGGCACGGATGATGGGACACATCACATATTTAAGTGATGAGATGATGCGTGAAAAATTTGGTCGAAAACCACCCAAAGGAAATATCCAATCCACCGACTTCGCTGTGGGTAGTTATCTTATCTACCAAGGGGAATCCTTTGTGGATCGGTTTGATGCAAACTCATATATTTACGTTACAAAGGCACTTGACCATTTTAGTTTAGGAACCGGGAAAGACCTAACAAAAGTTTTAGCAAAAGTTAGGTGTCGTTTTCTAGTTGTGGCTTATACATCAGATTGGCTCTATCCGCCTTACCAATCAGAAGAAATTGTGAAGTCGCTAGAAGTCAATGCAGTTCCTGTTAGTTTTGTGGAACTCAACAATCCTGCCGGACATGATAGTTTTTTATTACCCAGTGAACAACAAGATTCCATTCTTCGGGATTTTTTAAGCTCAACAGACGAAGGAGTTTTCCTTTGA
- a CDS encoding O-acetylhomoserine aminocarboxypropyltransferase/cysteine synthase family protein: protein MPRNFKPETIALHGGQEPDPTTTSRAVPLYQTTSYVFKDTDHAARLFGLQEFGNIYTRLMNPTTDVLEKRVAALEGGVAALATASGQSAEMLALLNIVEAGQEIVASSSLYGGTYNLLHYTFPKLGIKVHFVDQSDPENFRKASNEKTRAFYAETLGNPKLDTLDISAVSKVAKEVGVPLVIDNTMPSPYLVNPIKHGADIVVHSLTKFLGGHGTSIGGIIIDAGSFNWGNGKFKNFTEPDPSYHGLKFWEVFGKFEPFGGVNIAFILKARVQGLRDLGPAISPFNAWQILQGVETLPLRMERHSSNALKVAEFLQKHPKIEWVNYPGLPTGKDFATAKKYHERGLFGAIVGFEIKGGVEKAKKFIDGLELFSLLANIGDAKSLAIHPASTTHQQLTGPEQISAGVTPGFVRLSVGLENIDDILVDLEEALKNI from the coding sequence ATGCCACGTAATTTTAAACCAGAAACCATCGCACTCCACGGAGGACAAGAGCCGGATCCGACGACTACGTCGAGAGCTGTTCCTTTGTACCAAACCACTTCTTATGTATTTAAAGATACTGACCATGCCGCACGACTATTCGGCTTACAAGAGTTTGGAAATATTTACACAAGGCTCATGAACCCAACCACAGATGTTTTAGAAAAACGTGTGGCAGCATTGGAAGGTGGTGTGGCAGCTCTCGCAACAGCATCTGGCCAAAGTGCAGAAATGTTAGCACTCCTCAATATTGTAGAAGCAGGTCAAGAGATTGTAGCCTCTTCCTCACTTTACGGTGGAACTTACAACCTTCTACATTATACATTTCCAAAACTGGGTATCAAAGTTCACTTTGTTGACCAATCCGATCCTGAAAATTTCCGCAAAGCTTCCAATGAAAAGACAAGAGCTTTTTATGCGGAAACTTTAGGAAATCCAAAACTTGATACACTTGATATTTCTGCAGTGAGTAAAGTTGCAAAAGAAGTAGGTGTTCCTCTAGTGATTGATAACACTATGCCTTCTCCTTATTTAGTGAACCCAATCAAACATGGTGCTGACATTGTTGTTCACTCACTCACTAAATTTTTAGGTGGTCATGGAACTTCTATTGGAGGGATCATCATAGATGCTGGTTCCTTTAACTGGGGAAACGGAAAGTTCAAAAACTTTACTGAACCAGACCCATCTTACCATGGGTTGAAATTTTGGGAAGTGTTCGGAAAATTCGAACCATTTGGTGGAGTGAATATTGCATTTATCTTAAAGGCCCGAGTCCAAGGACTCAGAGATCTTGGCCCTGCGATTTCTCCTTTCAACGCTTGGCAAATTTTACAAGGTGTGGAAACACTCCCCCTTCGTATGGAACGTCATTCAAGCAATGCCCTAAAAGTAGCGGAGTTTTTACAAAAACATCCTAAAATTGAATGGGTCAACTACCCAGGTCTTCCAACAGGAAAAGACTTTGCTACCGCTAAAAAGTACCATGAACGTGGACTCTTCGGTGCGATCGTAGGATTTGAAATCAAAGGTGGTGTGGAAAAAGCCAAAAAATTTATTGATGGACTTGAGTTATTCAGTTTACTCGCTAACATCGGTGATGCGAAGTCTCTTGCCATTCACCCAGCTTCCACAACTCACCAACAGTTGACAGGACCTGAACAAATTTCCGCAGGAGTCACTCCGGGGTTTGTTCGTTTGAGCGTTGGTCTTGAAAACATTGATGACATTCTGGTAGACTTGGAAGAGGCATTAAAAAATATCTGA
- a CDS encoding RsmE family RNA methyltransferase translates to MNWILIYQKELIHNHSVNLTGERHTHIRSILKKEKDETIQVVVPFSGNYLFKITSISESETRLEISNSIPDILKPLAIQTFFSLPRPQTGKKILHLSGAYGVTSVFFYATESKNKEYWTSPVYTKDSISYLETGLSQTGNNKLPNLHLSQSEPWKPFLKSWKGTVLILDREGEFFSNNAPEIQKSWDDLLFVFGPESGWKPGDILFFKECEFKLLSLGKINLRTEFAYSALLHQLFSIRN, encoded by the coding sequence TTGAATTGGATTCTTATATATCAAAAGGAACTAATTCATAACCATTCAGTAAACCTAACAGGTGAACGACATACACATATACGATCGATCTTAAAAAAAGAAAAAGATGAAACAATCCAAGTGGTAGTCCCTTTTTCCGGAAATTATTTATTTAAAATTACTTCCATTTCTGAATCGGAAACAAGATTAGAAATATCTAATTCGATTCCTGATATTTTAAAACCACTTGCTATCCAGACTTTCTTTTCTTTGCCAAGACCTCAGACTGGAAAAAAAATTTTACACTTAAGTGGAGCCTACGGAGTAACATCTGTCTTTTTTTATGCAACCGAATCAAAAAATAAAGAATATTGGACCTCTCCAGTTTATACCAAGGATTCAATTTCATATTTAGAAACAGGATTAAGCCAAACAGGAAATAACAAACTTCCTAATTTACATTTATCCCAATCAGAACCTTGGAAACCATTTCTAAAATCTTGGAAGGGAACAGTTCTCATTTTGGATCGAGAGGGAGAGTTTTTTTCCAATAATGCGCCTGAGATTCAAAAATCTTGGGATGACCTACTTTTTGTGTTTGGACCGGAATCCGGTTGGAAACCAGGCGATATCTTGTTTTTTAAAGAATGTGAATTTAAATTACTCAGTCTTGGGAAAATCAATCTGCGAACAGAATTCGCATATTCTGCATTATTACACCAATTGTTTTCGATTAGAAACTAA
- the fcpB gene encoding flagellar-coiling protein FcpB produces MKIKLILPILLLNFGVFAQTGSSETGSTSAGIDPTQSGKSITETEKELDDNISEVNKRLRLHTVLFKMKVRTLPHRTVLYKGKPSADGERCEATDKQEAQDNTCLHLEVFDFVGSEDGRSGRNLGAKFKKMELFFEGANNADPDPRKEQPRNLTKVRTYIYQNNFVLEDKIISVIADVAPNGTPAHNDKIELFYQHDDYPVWGTPETPSEKGVGKYILANVENTKTNPIRNNFKKQFYFKNLDYFDKLFTKLFDYNDRDSNKHYKKNVEALKSSLKY; encoded by the coding sequence ATGAAAATAAAATTAATACTCCCCATCCTTTTGCTCAACTTTGGGGTTTTCGCTCAAACTGGTAGCTCGGAAACAGGTTCTACTTCAGCAGGAATTGACCCAACACAATCCGGTAAATCCATCACTGAGACAGAAAAAGAACTAGATGATAATATTTCTGAAGTGAACAAACGACTACGTTTGCACACAGTTTTATTTAAAATGAAAGTAAGAACTCTCCCACACCGCACTGTCCTTTACAAAGGAAAACCTAGTGCTGATGGAGAAAGATGTGAAGCAACAGACAAACAAGAAGCACAAGATAACACTTGTTTGCATTTAGAAGTGTTTGACTTTGTAGGAAGTGAAGATGGACGTTCAGGAAGAAACTTGGGAGCAAAATTCAAAAAGATGGAACTCTTTTTTGAAGGAGCAAACAACGCTGATCCTGATCCGCGAAAAGAACAACCTCGTAACCTTACAAAAGTAAGAACTTATATTTATCAAAACAATTTTGTTTTAGAAGATAAAATCATTTCTGTGATTGCAGATGTTGCACCTAACGGAACACCAGCACATAATGATAAAATTGAACTCTTCTACCAACATGATGATTATCCTGTTTGGGGAACTCCAGAAACTCCTTCTGAAAAAGGTGTTGGTAAATACATTCTTGCAAACGTAGAGAATACAAAAACAAACCCAATTCGAAATAATTTCAAAAAACAATTCTACTTTAAGAACTTGGACTACTTCGACAAATTGTTTACAAAACTTTTCGATTATAACGATCGAGATTCCAATAAACATTATAAGAAAAACGTTGAAGCATTGAAAAGTTCTTTAAAATACTAA